Proteins encoded by one window of Sphingosinicella sp. BN140058:
- a CDS encoding FKBP-type peptidyl-prolyl cis-trans isomerase — protein MSVTAVPLRPIRKGSVLKLWLGLILLSLLAAGVAWAGTAHQVLQKTASGLQYRVIKEGEGASPTSTDIALVIYTGRLSDGTIFDSNEGRQPTPMPLADGALVKGFTEGLKLMRKGAKYQFRIPPELGYGSEGQGAIPPNSTLEFDVELLEFLPEATVRQMMMQQQMQQMQGGAPGGGGAPGGGMPGGPGGE, from the coding sequence ATGTCGGTCACCGCCGTTCCGCTCCGTCCGATCCGGAAGGGCTCGGTCCTGAAGCTCTGGCTCGGGCTGATCCTGCTGTCGCTGCTCGCGGCCGGAGTGGCCTGGGCGGGGACCGCGCACCAGGTTCTCCAGAAAACGGCTTCGGGCCTCCAGTACCGGGTCATCAAAGAAGGCGAGGGCGCAAGCCCGACCTCCACAGACATCGCGTTGGTCATTTATACCGGTCGACTGTCCGACGGCACGATTTTCGACAGCAATGAGGGCCGCCAGCCGACGCCGATGCCACTCGCCGACGGCGCGCTCGTCAAGGGCTTCACAGAAGGCCTCAAGCTGATGCGCAAGGGCGCCAAATATCAGTTCCGCATCCCGCCCGAGCTTGGCTACGGCAGCGAAGGGCAGGGCGCGATCCCGCCGAACTCGACGCTCGAGTTCGATGTGGAGTTGCTCGAGTTCCTGCCGGAGGCAACGGTCCGCCAGATGATGATGCAGCAGCAGATGCAGCAGATGCAGGGCGGCGCCCCAGGCGGTGGCGGCGCGCCCGGTGGAGGCATGCCGGGCGGCCCCGGCGGCGAGTGA
- the rpsU gene encoding 30S ribosomal protein S21, whose translation MQILVRDNNVDQALRALKKKLQREGVYREMKLRRHYEKPSEKRARERAAAIRRARKLERKRAERDGVR comes from the coding sequence ATGCAAATCCTCGTTCGCGACAACAATGTCGACCAGGCGCTGCGCGCCCTCAAGAAGAAGCTGCAGCGTGAAGGCGTCTATCGCGAGATGAAGCTGCGTCGTCACTACGAGAAGCCGTCCGAGAAGCGCGCGCGCGAGCGTGCCGCTGCGATTCGCCGGGCGCGCAAGCTCGAGCGCAAGCGGGCCGAGCGCGACGGCGTTCGTTAA